The following coding sequences are from one Octopus sinensis unplaced genomic scaffold, ASM634580v1 Contig13678, whole genome shotgun sequence window:
- the LOC115229854 gene encoding zinc finger BED domain-containing protein 5-like, translated as MLEGAMDNQPTSVVMRAISTAWENCVLLAGRFLRIQKEVIHFDDTNSEINVREISGFGQFDISRCLKDYFLEFLNLPPSDKGMEDSLGNMDFKVAGSVRGFNSMQMSDKKVKRRIYSDEYLKFGVIPYDHNNSLPMCLMCKKVFTNEGMKPSRMLNHLKICHPDKLDADINYFSNLKYNYENRLMINQLFTKNSKMLEKGLLASYKISQLIAKSGKPHTIGESLILPAIKEVLNSMVDCDSEQIISSIPLSNSSVSSRIDEMAFDIEETLCAFLRTTKFSIQIDESTFNDSVALLLVYVRYINQNDVIQEEFLFSEHLELDTRGLTIFKTVEQYFLKHEIPLSNIFACSTDGAPAMVGVHRGFLAYMKEKVPNIFTIHCVIHRQHLAAKNLSERLNESLNVVICAINRIKMHPLNSRIFRHICEQNDEHYERLLLHTHVEKLTDSDCECFCLHLKMLKDDMKIRFEDLENLKFFDWYINPFETENVNLSQEITENLLNLKYDFEAKVIFNKYGYQQFWMPKMKIDHEKKLEIAQYIKRNQLSERRIAEIFKVSRATISRIKKDFPFLDNGTIYSDLSEQTSDSEKLKNLDL; from the exons ATGTTGGAGGGGGCCATGGATAACCAACCAACTTCCGTGGTGATGCGAGCCATTTCCACGGCCTGGGAAAACTGTGTGCTTCTTGCAGGACGTTTTTTGAGAATTCAGAAGGAAGTGATACATTTTGATGATACAAATTCTGAAATCAACGTTCGAGAAATTTCAGGGTTTGGTCAATTTGATATAAGTAGATGTCTTAAAGACTATTTTTTGGAATTTCTAAATCTTCCGCCTTCCGATAAG GGAATGGAAGACTCCCTTGGAAACATGGATTTTAAAGTAGCTGGAAGTGTCCGTGGATTCAATTCTATGCAG atgTCTGATAAAAAAGTAAAACGACGTATATATTCGGATGAATACCTAAAGTTTGGAGTGATACCCTACGACCATAACAATTCACTTCCAATGTGTCTTATGTGTAAAAAGGTCTTTACAAATGAAGGAATGAAGCCTTCAAGAATGCTAAATCATCTTAAGATTTGTCATCCTGACAAACTTGATGCGGAtatcaattatttttctaatctgaaatataattatgaaaatcgTCTTATGATTAATCAACTATTTACAAAAAATTCGAAGATGCTTGAAAAAGGCCTATTAGCATCATACAAAATATCGCAATTGATAGCGAAATCAGGAAAACCTCATACTATTGGAGAGTCATTAATATTACCAGCTATCAAAGAAGTGTTAAATTCAATGGTTGATTGTGATTCTGAACAAATAATTTCATCAATTCCTTTGAGTAATAGTTCTGTTTCTTCCAGAATTGATGAAATGGCATTTGATATCGAAGAAACCCTATGTGCATTTTTAAGAACAACAAAATTTTCAATTCAGATTGATGAATCGACATTCAACGATAGTGTTGCACTTTTATTAGTTTACGTAcgttatattaatcaaaatgatGTAATTcaagaagaatttttattttctgaacacCTTGAACTCGATACAAGAGGATTAACAATTTTCAAAACTGTTGAACAATattttttgaaacatgaaataccCCTTAGCAATATTTTTGCTTGTTCAACAGATGGGGCACCTGCGATGGTTGGAGTTCATCGTGGGTTTTTGGCATATATGAAGGAAAAAGTACCGAATATTTTTACAATCCATTGCGTCATTCACAGACAGCATTTAGCTGCGAAAAATTTAAGTGAGAGGCTGAATGAATCACTAAATGTTGTCATATGTGCAATAAATCGTATTAAAATGCACCCATTGAATTCGAGAATATTTCGACATATTTGTGAACAAAACGATGAGCATTATGAACGACTTCTTTTGCATACCCAT gTCGAAAAATTAACGGATTCTGACTGTGAATGCTTTTGCTTGCATCTAAAAATGTTAAAAGATGACATGAAAATCCGCTTTGaagatttagaaaatttaaaattttttgattGGTATATAAATCCATTTGAAACTGAAAACGTTAATTTATctcaagaaataacagaaaatttattaaatctgaaATATGACTTTGAAGCTAAAGTCATTTTCAACAAATATGGATATCAACAATTCTGG ATGCCTAAAATGAAAATTGATCACGAAAAAAAACTCGAAATAGCCCAATATATTAAACGGAACCAGCTTTCAGAGCGCAGAATTGCGGAAATTTTCAAAGTTAGCAGGGCTACAATTTCACGTATAAAAAAAGATTTCCCTTTTCTTGATAATGGAACTATTTATTCTGATTTATCCGAGCAAACTAGTGATTCTGAAAAGCTTAAAAATCTCGATCTTTAA